GGAGTATTTTATGCTGCGATCGCTCAAACAAAAGTTGGCATTAGTTATCTTATTAGCGTTTTCCTTGATCCTATGGCCTCATCATGCTTTTGCTTTAGTTCCCACAGAAAGCCAATTCACCACCGCTGTTGGTGCTTGTGAAGCTGTAATCTCCATTAAAAAAGGCACAAACCCCGGCAATGTCAGGTTACAGCCGGGACAGACTTATCAAATCGTTGGTCAAAATAAAGATAACCCTTCTCACTACCTGCTAGAAATTGCCAGTGCCAGCCCTTCTCGGCGTTGGGTTCCTACTAGTTGCGTTAGTGCCGATGGTTTGCCTACTGATACCACAGGAAAGATACCGCCTGTAATTCCTGTAGCTGTAGGTAATGACTATTTACTAGCGGTAAGTTGGCAACCAGCTTTCTGTGAGTCTAAACCTGAAAAAACTGAGTGCAAAAATTTAGCGAAAAATCCCAACCGTCCCGAAGCTACCAATTTCGCTTTACATGGTTTGTGGCCTCAGCCTGAATCTAATATTTACTGTGGAGTCAGTCAGAGTGATATCACCTTTGATAAAGCCAGTGCTTGGTCAAAGTTACCGGCCGTAGAAACAGAACTTTCGCCTGAGACTTGGGAAAAGTTACAAGTAGTTATGCCGGGAACTGCTTCCAATTTGCAAAGGCATGAATGGATTAAGCATGGTACTTGCTATCAAGGTACACCAGAGGAATATTTTACTGAGTCCATTGCCCTAATCGATGCCTTTAACAAATCTCCCATTCAAGCATTAGTAGCTAGTAGTATTGGTCGCCAAGTTACCCTCAAAGATATTGATCAGGCCTTGTCGTCTTTGGGTGTGAATGCTGGGGACAAGATAGAAGTCAAATGCACCAATGCAGTATTAGGTGAACTTTGGGTTAACCTCAGAGGCGATATTACCCCTAACACTTTAATTAGTGACTTGTTAACCAATAGCCCAAAAGCCAAACTTGAGAAGTTCAAGTCTTGCTTAATTGACGATGCGCGTAATTAATTAAAGTTGTTGGGTTAAGTATAAAAGATAAAGGCGATCGCTATGTGTGATGCGATCGCCCAATCAAAAAAATATTTTTATATAAAATTCTGGCTAACTTGCTGACTTCAACCCATCCAAAGCTAAGTTCAATTTCAAAACATTAACTCCTGGTTCACCAAAAATACCTAGAAAGCGACCATCAGTATTTTGAGCAATCAAAGTTTCTAACCGCTGGGGTTGGAGTCCTCGCACTTTGGCTACACGGTTAACTTGTGCTTTGGCAGCTTCCGGGGTAATGTGGGGGTCGAGGCTAGAACCAGAAGTGTAAACTAAATCGGCGGTAGGTTGGATACCTGCTTTTTTTAACCGATTTAAATCACCTTCAACACGTTTGCTGGGGTCAGGATCATCTTTACCTTTGATACGTTCTATTAATGCTGAATTACTTGGGGCTAAATTACTCGCACCCGAAACCCCAGTTTTTAACACTCCCGCTTCATCTTTTTTCGGGTCAGCAGTGCTGTAACTGGTGGTACTAGAACGACTATTAAAATATCTTTCGGAAGTGAAAGGTTGACCAATTAAACTAGAGCCAATTACTTGACCTTGGTTATTTTTAATCAGGCTACCATTGACTTGAAATGGCAAAATAATCTGTCCAACACCGATCATCACAAAGGGATAAATAATAGCGCCAATTACCCAAAGAACTAAAGTAGAACGAATGGCTCGGTTAACTTCGCGTGCAAAACTCATTAGAATTTCTCCGGGACAAACATAACAAAAAATAAATAAGTAGAAAGGCTCAAAGTTACTAGTCCTAACAGACCTAATGACCAAGCTTGAAAATGGGAAAAACTTTCTCCGGTGGCGGCATAAACCACAGGTGCGATCGCCAGATTCAAACACATTCCCAAAAAGATATATAAGGGCAGTTTTGGAATGCGGTAATCAGCCATATAATCAATTATCTCCGCCAATATTTGAGGTAAACGAAAAGATTTCATAACATTGATGAGTCGTTAAAAATTAAGAAAAAGGTAAGATGACATCAATTAATTTAATGGCAATAAAAGGTGCAACAATTCCGCCCAAACCATAAATGAAAATGTTGCGTCTTAATAATTGATCTGCTGTCAGGGGACGGAATTTAACTCCCGTCAGTGCTAACGGAATCAGTACCGGAATAATTAAGGCGTTGTAAATTAGGGCTGAGATAATGGCTGATTGAGCGCTTTTCAGTCCCATAATGTTGAGTGCGCCAATTCCCGCCGCCGCAAAGATAGTGGGAATAATGGCGAAATACTTAGCAATATCATTGGCAATAGAAAAAGTAGTTAACGCCCCACGGGTAATAAGTAACTGTTTACCAATAGTGACCAAATCAATTAATTTGGTGGGGTCAGAATCTAAATCCACCATGTTAGCGGCTTCTTTAGCTGCTTGCGTCCCAGAGTTCATTGCTAAACCTACGTTGGCTTGGGCTAATGCGGGTGCATCATTAGTACCATCTCCGGTCATTGCTACTAACTTACCTTGAGATTGTTCGGCGCGAATTACACCAATTTTGTCTTCTGGTGTGGCTTCAGCGATAAAATCATCAACACCTGCTTCTTGAGCAATCACACCAGCCGTAATGCGGTTATCACCTGTGAGCATAATTGTCTTGACACCCATCCGCCGGAGTTGATCGAATCTTTCACGCAAACCGGGTTTAACAATATCTTTGAGATAGATAACCCCAAAAATTTGGTCATCTTGACAAACGGCTAAGGGTGTACCGCCTAACCGCGAAACTCGCTCATAAGCTGCATCAACATCACTAGCAATATGGCCTCCACGAGAGCGAACAAAGCTTTTAATTGCATCTACCGCCCCTTTACGGACTTGTTTACTGTTGGGGAGATTTGTCCCACTCATCCGGGTTTTGGCAGAAAATTCGACACCTTCTGCTTGGTTGATATCGAAATCTACACCAACGTGATAAGTATCTGCCAGTTTGACAATTGATCTACCTTCTGGTGTTTCATCAAATACACTGGCAGCACGGGCAACTCTGGCGACATCTTCGATTGTGTAACTGTTAACAGGGATAAACTCATCCGCCATCCGGTTGCCCAAGGTGATTGTGCCTGTTTTATCTAGCACTAGGGTATTGATATCACCACAGGCTTCGACGGCGCGTCCAGAGGTGGCAATCACATTAAATTGCGCTACTCTATCCATCCCCGCAATTCCGATCGCACTCAGCAAACCGCCTATAGTTGTCGGTATCAATGCAACTAACAAGGAAATCAAAATCGCCACACTCGCACCCGCCCGTAAGCTGTTGCTGGCTTCTGTACCAAATACCGTACTGATAAAGTGAGCAATAAAGTTAACAAAGGGCGGCATCGTTGCTACCACAATTAAAAACACTTGGGTTAACACGGCTAACAATACTGTTAAGGCAATTTCATTCGGTGTTTTAGTGCGTTCTGCGCCTTCTACTAAAGAAATCATCCGGTCAATAAAGCCCTTACCAGGATCAGCTGTAATCCGAATTGTTAATTCATCAGAAAGTAAGCGCGTACCGCCTGTAACTGAACTGGCAATATCTGTACCTGGTTGTTTGAGTACCGGGGCTGATTCTCCGGTGATGGCTGACTCATCTACAGAACCAAGACCTTGAATCACTTCGCCATCGGCGGGAATCATGTTATTAGCTACTACTTTGACTAAATCGCCGCGTCGCAGTTCTGTAGAATTAACTGTTTGAATTGAACCATCAGGAAGAATTTTACTCGCAACGGTATCAGAACGGGTGGAGCGCAAGGAATCAGCCTGGGCTTTACCGCGTCCTTCAGCTACAGCTTCGGCAAAGTTGGCAAAGACAACGGTGAAAAACAGAATAAGTGTAATTAAACCGTTTAATAAGCGTTGTTGATTAACATCTGCTTGAATTGTGCCGAATAAATTGGGGTCGAGGGTAACGAGGAAGGTAACAATTGTTCCTACCCAGACGATAAACATGACTGGGTTACGAACAGCTATTTTGGGATGGAGTTTGACAAATGACTCTTTAATCGCTCTTTGGTAGAGTCCCCGCATATCTGTTTTGGGGGTATGTTTGCGCGAGTCACGGGTTCCTTGAGGAAGACGAGGTGTTGTGTTGGTTTTCATAGAAAGAGGAATTTTTTCACGCAGAGACGCAAAGGCGCAAAGGAGTATTGAGTTAGCCGATGCCTTTGGCTATCCAGAAGGCTTCACCGATGGGGCCGAAGGCGAGGACGGGAAAGAATGTGAGTGCGCCGAGAATTAAAATTACGCCTGCGGTTACGCCTGTAAACAGTCCGGTGTCGGTGCGTAATGTGCCAACTGTGAAGGGGACTTGGGGTTTGCGAGACATACTATCAGCCAGTAAGAGTAAGCCGATGATGGGGATATAGCGTCCGGCGAGGAGGCTGAAGCAAGTACTGAGGTTCCACCAGAGGGCGGTTGCGGTGGTTTTTGCCCCTGCTGCAATGGCGATGGGTGATGGTTGGGAGTCACCTAAGCCTTCAAAGCCTGAACCGTTGTTAGCCGCAGCCGAAGCATATTCATAAAGGACTTGGGCAAAGCCATGAAAGCCAGGGTTACTGATTCCTGCTAGTTGGTCGGGGAAGGCTAAAGCAATACCGGCAGGAATCATAATGGAGATGGGGTGAACTAAGAGAATCAAGAAACTCGCTAGTACTACCTCGCGCTTTTCGATTTTGCGTCCGAGAAATTCTGGTGTGCGTCCTACCATTAAGCCTGTGACGAATACTGCCAAGATGAGGTAGGCAAATAAATAAGCTGTACCTGTGCCTTGTCCACCCCAAATGATTTGTAAAAACATATTGGAGAGGGTGACAAAACCACCGTTGGGCATGAAGGAGTCATGTAAACTGTTGACTGCGCCGCACATGGTTCCGGTGGTACTGACGGCAAATAAGGCTGATTGCGCCCAGCCAAACCGGATTTCTTTACCTTCTAAGTTGGGTTGGGTACTACCTAAGAGTGCGTTAACTGCGGGGTTGCCGTTATATTCACCAATGGCTGTGATGATAATAAATACGATGTAAATTACACCCACCATCCCGTAGACTAACCAGGCTTGTTTGGTGTTGTTGGCAAACAAGCCGTAGGTATAAATCAAGGACGTGGGAATTGATAACATCGCCACAATTTGAATTAAGTTAGAAAATCCGTTGGGATTTTCAAAGGGATGGGCTGAGTTGATGGCAAAAAAGCCGCCGCCGTTTTCTCCGAGTTGTTTGATGATTTCAAAATGGGCAACGGGGCCAAGGGCGATCGCTTGACTTACACTAGAATCTTCTAAAGTCGGGAATACAACTGGCCCTGCCAAGGTTTCGGGAACACCAGCCACCATCAAAGCAATTCCACCAACAATACAAATAGGTAATAAAATTCGCGTAATTGAGCGAATCAAATCTACATAAAAGTTACCTAATGGTCTACCTGTTAATCCACGAATAAAAGCAATTCCCACTGCTAAACCAGTGGCGGCTGAGGTGAACATGTGATAACCAAGTCCCCACATTTGACTGGCGTAACTCAGATATGTTTCACCAGAATAATGTTGTTGGTTGGTGTTAGTAATAAAGGAAATTGTTGTGTGTAGGGCTGTATCCCAAGTTGGTGCAGGGATTTTGGTTGGGTTAAAGGGTAGCCATCCTTGATTCATAATAATCAAAAATATCAGCAAACCCATGACGATATTGCTGTAGAGAATGGCTCTGGCGTATTGCCAGCCTGTCATTTCTGCTTTAGTTTGTACCCCAACTAAAGTGTAAAGTATACGTTCAATTGGGTTTAAAATAGGGTCGATAAATGTGCTGCGTTCTTGGTAAACACGCGCCATATATCGCCCAAAAAATGGAGTTATGGCTACTACAATAAGTAGCGTTAGTCCAATTTGAATCCATCCTTGGAGCATAAATATTAATTATTTAGACAGTTTGTAATTACTGGGATTAATTTAGATCATCGATTTTTTATGAGGGAAAAACAAGAGATAGAAGATATAAATTTCTACATATTTTTGAAATATACAGCGTTTATTTTTTCTATATCTAGCGTTTAGTTAGCTACTAAACGCCGAGTTGAAACAACAAATCAGATCCCCAACTTCTTAAAGAAGTCGGGGATATAAACCTCTATAGTTTTAGTATATTAAATATAATTTTAGAGAATCTTACTTAAATTAAATGAGGTTATTTACCGAAAATATACTAGCTAATAACTCACGATTTGGCAGATTTATCATCATATTCGGTCTGTTTATTGGTGTGATGGTGATGGAGTTTAAGACACCAACAGAATATGTATTTGGATATCTGTATACAGGCGCAATCTTATTAACAAACTATTGGTTTGGGGGTATGGCAACTTTTCAGGCGACTGTAGTTGCTGTGTGCTTAACTCTGTTGAATCTGGTTGTACCAGACAATGAATTAGTTAAGGTATCTACGGTCGCCAGTCGATTAATTGCGGCGATGGCGTTAATTGTGACTGGTATTTTAAGTGATCGCCTGCGTCGTTCTCAAGAGGCGATCGCAGTAACTCGCGCTAAGTTAGAATCACAAGCGGAATTGGTCAAGGTACGAGAAGATTTTGCTTCTACTCTTACCCATGATTTAAAAACACCGTTGTTAGGGGCGATTGAAACTATCAAAGCTTTTCAACAAGAAAAATTCGGCCCAGTTGTACCAATGCAGCAACAAGTCTTATCGACAATGGCACGTAGTCACCAGACTTCTCTACAACTGGTAGAAACACTTTTAGATGTTTATCGCAACGATACCGAAGGTTTAAAGCTGGACTTAGCACCAGTAGATTTAACTATCTTGGCAGAAGAAGCAGCTGGTGATTTGATGGATTTAGCTGCAAATCGTCGTGTTCATCTGTCGGTAAGTTATAGCGATTCTAATTGGCGACAATCATTGTGGGTGTATGGTGATGCGTTGCAACTGCATCGGGTATTTAATAATCTGTTAGTGAATGCCATTAATCACTCCCGCCGTGGTGGGAAGGTGGAAGTTTTTTTAGAACCGCAAACTTCTTATCAAGTTGTGAAAATTTTAGATACAGGTGCGGGTATTCAACCAGAACAGTTTTCTCACTTATTTGAAAGATTTTATCAAGGTCATAGCGATCGCCAAGCTAAAGGTTCAGGTTTAGGGCTTTATTTATCTCGGCAAATTATTGAAGCCCACGGGGGTATAATCTGGGCAGAGAACAAAGTGCCGACTGGTGCTGTGTTTGCTTTTAGACTACCTGTTTATCCATTTCCATCTCCGCCAACTGCGTGAAATGTCTTCTACCCCAATCAAAATTCTACTAGTTGAAGATGATGAACTTTTTCGCTTAGGTTTGCAAGTACGGTTGCAACAAGAACCTGGGTTAGAAATTATTGCTGAGACGGAAGATGGTGAAACAGCTATTGAGTTAGTCAAAGAACATCCTCTAGATATTGTGTTGTTAGATGTGGGTTTACCGGGAATTGGTGGAATTGAAACTTGTAGACAAATTAAGCAGCAAAATCCTGCACTGCCAATTTTAATTCTCACTTCCCACTCGCAAAAGCCTTTAATTTTCAAGTTAATTGAAGCAGGCGCTCAAGGTTATTGCCTGAAAGGCATTGCTGCGGAAAAATTAGTTTTAGCATTGCGTTCTGTGGCGGCTGGCGCTTCTTGGTGGGATGAAACTGCAACAAGAGAAATTCGTTCTTCTTTTGTTTCTGAACTGCCTCAATTAGAAAATATCTCCAAGATTGTCAATCCATTAACTCAGCGTGAACAAGAAATTTTATCGCTGTTAGCAGCAGGTAAAACCAATCAAGAAATTGCAGTTGCACTATATATTGCACCGGGAACAGTGCGAGTGCATATTCATGCCATTTTACAAAAGTTAGAGGCGAGCGATCGCACCCAAGCAGTGATGATTGCTTTAAAAAAAGGTTTAATCAAAAACGACATGATTGGGAAAGATCATCTGTCATAGGTATTACATAACTGGCAGAATAAAAAGTCCAATGTCAATGGTCAAAAAGCAGACTTTTCTGGACTATTTACAGCTTCAAGCATAAATCTATGAGATGCAGTTTTAGTCTTAATTTAGCAAAATCCACACCTAAAAGTATTCGGTTACACTCACAATCCCTTCAGGTAGCTTGTTAGCCTAGAGAAGTAATTAGCTAACCAAATATTAGTTGAAAAATTGGCAATAAAACCGCACATTCATGCCAAAAAAGAATTCATTTTTAGTAATAGGACTATCATTTTTAGCTTTTATCATGGTTCTACTCACAAATTCTTTTGCTAGTACTCATCCGATCGCCGGACTCTATGTGTTTGGCGACAGTCTATCGGATGCAGGTAAGGTATTTCAAGCAACAGGGGGAATGTACCCCCCTAGTCCAACATACTTTCAGGGGCGTTACTCTAATGGTCGGGTGTGGATTGAATATCTTGCCGATCGCCTGCATCTATCCAGTCAGCAAACTAACAATTTTGCTTACGGAGGTGCAACTACTGGTAATGTGGGCAACAATTATGTCCCGAACTTATTAACTCAAATCAAGTCATTTACTCAGACACATCAAAAGACTAATTCAAATGCCTTATATGTAGTTTGGGCGGGGGCGAATGATTATTTACAAGGAGTAAATAATGTAAATGTCCCAATTGAAAATGTCACACAAGCGATCGCTTCTTTAACTGATGTCGGTGCGAAAAAATTTCTGGTGGCGAATCTACCAGATTTAGGCAAGTTACCAGCAACAAGCAGCAACACAAATTCCTTCAATCTGAGTTCATTAACCCAAGCACATAATCAAGGCTTAAGGCGATCGCTGAAGATACTAAGCCAGCAGCATCCTGACTTAGAGATTGTCAGTTTGGATGCTAACACCTTGTATCGCAATGCGATCGCTAATCCGGCTGCATTTGGTTTGACTAATGTTAGCAGTTCATGTTTATCTGGTTCTCAAGTATGTGGTAATCCCGACCAGTTTTTATTTTGGGATGGTATTCATCCCACAACTATGGCGCACCGCATCATTGGGGAAACAGCTTTTTCGGCAATTCAAGAAGCCGGAATCTCTACTTATTCCCGCACACCAACCCAAACTTAATTAACCCACGTTCATAACCGCGACCCATTAATCCCAGTGCTAAGGCTCCTTGAATGGTACTCCAGCCAGAACGCAACAACCCAAAAATGGCACTGGGGGTGAATGCGGAATCAATAACTATATTCCAAAATGGTGCAACCGCAACTGACCAATCAGCAGTGCGGATATTTTTTAATGGTAATTGATGGGCGATCGCTTCATACTCCGGTAACGAAATCACATAAGGCAAACAATACACGCGGTAAATATCTTGCAAATGCTTTTGTTCATCTGCTGTTAGTGGCGTTTCATCCGTAGCGCGATGGCACCAAGTCGCCATAATTAAAGTACCACCTGGTTTTAATACGCGATAACACTCCTGCAAAAATTTAGTTTTATCAGGCATGTGTTCGCCACTTTCCAGCGACCAAACCAAGTCAAAACTATCATCTGCAAAAGGCATTGCTTGAGCATCAGCCACTAAAAACTTACTTCTCAGATTTAACAGCATTTCTTGGGCGCGTTCTGTTGCTCTCGCCGCCTGCACAGGACTTAAAGTAATACCTGTAGCTCTAGCATGAAACTTTTCTGCCAAGTATAAAGAACTACCGCCAATACCACAGCCCACATCTAAAATGTTAGTTGCTGTTTCTACATCTGCCCAACGAAGTATTTCTTCAATTAAATCAATTTGCGCTTGACGGCGCTCTTTTTTTTGCGTTCCATCCGCACCGTAAAAACCGTGGTGCATGTGTTCGCCCCAAATTTCTTCCCATAAACCCGAAGAAGCATCGTAAAACTGCTGAATTTGCTGATATAGTGTTGTACTCATAAAACAAATAATGTTAAGACAAGACAGAGTTTAAATAAACATACTGGTAGGCTACCATGTGTGTTTTTAATTAAATCAGGATGTTTTTCTTTTCCAGGAAAGAGTCAAAGCTTAGATGATGTTTGCCAAAATGCAAATTCTACTAAAAACCCCTCTCCAAACCTCTCTCCTTTTAGGGGCTGCCGTGTACACACAAGTAATCTGATCCCCCTAAATCCCCCTTAAAAAGGGGGACTTTAACTCCTGTTCCCCCCCTTTTCAAGGGGGGTTAGGGGGGATCGAAACGCTGTTGGGCGACTTTCTAAGACTTGTGTGTACACCGTAAGCCTTTTAGGGGAGAGGCTTTGATTTCTCCCCCTTCCATCGTAGGGAAGGGGCTAGGGGGTTAGGTTTCCAAACTTTCCTCAGACCCTCCCTGGAATAATTTAGAGGCTCTACCTTAATATGACTGTTTCGCGGACAATTTGTTTGGGTTTTCTGGCTGTCATCACTGTCGGGACTATTTTGTTGATGCTGCCGATTTCAACTAGCGATGGAAGTTGGAATAATTTAGTTGTGGCGTTATTCACCTCAACATCTGCTGTTTGTGTAACTGGCTTGTCAGTAGTTGACCCTGGGACTTATTTTTCTTTTTGGGGTCAACTGTTTATTGCACTGCTAGTTCAAATTGGTGGGTTGGGATATATGACAACTACTACCTTTTTGATTTTGCTCATTGGACGCAGATTTGATATGCGACAAAAAATTGCAATTCAGCAAGCTTTAGATAGGCCAGGAATGCAAGGTAGCGCCCAAGTCATTCGCTCAATTATTGCCACTACTTTAATTTTTGAAATTACAGGCGTATTTCTACTGTTGCCTGCTTTTGTGCCGAACTATGGTTGGTCACAAGGATTGTGGTTAGCGATTTTTCATAGTGTTAATTCTTGGAATAACGCAGGTTTTAGTTTGTTTAAAGATAACTTGATTGGTTATCAAACATCTGGGTTAGTTGTTTTCACCGTGACTACATTAATTATTTTTGGTGGCATTGGTTATCAAGTAATTTTAGAAATGTACCTTTGGTTGCGCGATCGCTTCCTCAAACAGAAGACAGCTTTAGTACTTTCTTTAGATTTTAAAGTTGCTACCAGCACAACTATAATTCTTTTGTTTGTTGGAACAATTGCTTTTTTATGTATAGAATTTAGAAATCCTGAAACCTTTGGTAAACTAGATTTCGGTGGACAATTATTAGTGGCATGGTTCCAATCTGTTACCCCTAGAACTGCCGGATTTAACACTATTGATATTAGTAAGATGACCACTGCTGGTCTATTTATTACCATAGCGCTGATGTTTATTGGTGCTAGTCCTGGTGGTACAGGCGGCGGTATGAAAACTGCAACTTTGCGAGTTCTTACTAGTTGTACAAAAGCAATTCTTCAAGGTAAAGAAGAAGTTTTATTATATGACCGCAAGATAGCCATAAATTTAATTTTGAAAGCAGTTGGGGTTTTAGTTGGTTCTGTAGCTACTGTAGTTTTGGCAACTATCATTATCTCCTTAACAGAGCCAAAATTAGATTTTATTCAAATTTTATTTGAAGTAGTATCTGCTTTTGCTACTGTTGGTCTTTCTACAGGTATTACAGCTAGTGTTTCCAGCGCAGCCAAGCTGATTTTAATTATTACGATGTATATAGGCAGAGTTGGAGTTTTATTACTAATGTCAGCTATTTTAGGCGACCCTCGTCCTAGTAGAATTCACTATCCTGAAGAAAATTTATTAGTAGGATAATCTAGTAAAAATCTAGAAGCTAACATCCCCGACTTCTTAAAGAAGTCGGGGATGTTTTTTGTGCGTAACGAAAACTTACTGGTGAGATAACCGCACTTAGTATCAATGTCATTAACTTAAACTGATAAAATATAAAACACTAGGCAAAAAATAAAAATTGTTACTTTAAGTTAGA
This window of the Nostoc sp. HK-01 genome carries:
- a CDS encoding TrkH family potassium uptake protein, whose amino-acid sequence is MTVSRTICLGFLAVITVGTILLMLPISTSDGSWNNLVVALFTSTSAVCVTGLSVVDPGTYFSFWGQLFIALLVQIGGLGYMTTTTFLILLIGRRFDMRQKIAIQQALDRPGMQGSAQVIRSIIATTLIFEITGVFLLLPAFVPNYGWSQGLWLAIFHSVNSWNNAGFSLFKDNLIGYQTSGLVVFTVTTLIIFGGIGYQVILEMYLWLRDRFLKQKTALVLSLDFKVATSTTIILLFVGTIAFLCIEFRNPETFGKLDFGGQLLVAWFQSVTPRTAGFNTIDISKMTTAGLFITIALMFIGASPGGTGGGMKTATLRVLTSCTKAILQGKEEVLLYDRKIAINLILKAVGVLVGSVATVVLATIIISLTEPKLDFIQILFEVVSAFATVGLSTGITASVSSAAKLILIITMYIGRVGVLLLMSAILGDPRPSRIHYPEENLLVG